A window of Cumulibacter manganitolerans contains these coding sequences:
- a CDS encoding energy-coupling factor transporter transmembrane component T, whose product MRPQHLITHPRSLHPVAWWLWALGLAAAASRTMNPVPLLMIIAVTWFVVSARRGSTPWAASYALFFKLALLVIALHVVFQALFAGSTQGSTVLVTLPELPLPRSTGLRIGGAVTLEALLTAVYVALQLAAIFCCVGAANALGSARQLLRYVPGALYEIGVASIIALTFAPQLLSDAHRVRDAARLRGGAHGRLRRLGRLAMPMLEGSLERSVDLAAAMDSRGYGRTTTADPRARRLTVGLVLAGAVGCCLGLYGLLNGTATSWLGLPMLATGVALALLGLVAGGRRTGRTRYRPDPWALPEVLVAGCGIAAAALMFWQMRVAPQTLVLGSPTAVPPVPVTALIGVLLAALPAFLAPPLPAGGARHADRRRALASEAAG is encoded by the coding sequence ATGCGCCCCCAGCACCTCATCACCCACCCGCGGTCGCTGCATCCCGTGGCGTGGTGGCTGTGGGCGCTCGGCCTCGCCGCGGCCGCCAGCCGGACGATGAACCCCGTCCCGCTGCTGATGATCATCGCCGTCACCTGGTTCGTGGTGTCCGCGCGCCGCGGGAGCACGCCGTGGGCGGCCTCCTACGCGCTGTTCTTCAAGCTCGCCCTGCTCGTCATCGCCCTGCACGTCGTGTTCCAGGCCCTCTTCGCCGGAAGCACCCAGGGCAGCACCGTCCTGGTCACCCTTCCCGAGCTTCCGCTGCCGCGGTCGACCGGCCTGCGGATCGGCGGCGCCGTCACGCTCGAGGCGCTGCTCACCGCCGTGTACGTCGCTCTCCAGCTCGCGGCCATCTTCTGCTGCGTCGGGGCGGCCAACGCGCTCGGCAGCGCCCGGCAGCTGCTGCGCTACGTGCCGGGCGCGCTGTACGAGATCGGCGTCGCGTCCATCATCGCGCTGACATTCGCGCCACAGCTGCTCTCCGACGCGCACCGCGTCCGGGACGCCGCCCGGCTGCGCGGGGGCGCCCACGGGCGGCTGCGGCGGCTCGGCAGGCTCGCGATGCCGATGCTCGAGGGCTCGCTGGAGCGCTCCGTCGACCTCGCGGCCGCGATGGATTCGCGAGGGTACGGGCGCACCACGACCGCCGACCCCCGCGCCCGCAGGCTCACGGTCGGGCTGGTCCTCGCCGGCGCGGTCGGTTGCTGCCTCGGTCTCTACGGGCTGCTGAACGGCACGGCGACGTCGTGGCTCGGCCTGCCGATGCTGGCGACCGGGGTCGCGCTCGCGCTGCTCGGCCTCGTCGCCGGCGGACGGCGGACCGGTCGCACCCGCTACCGCCCCGATCCCTGGGCGCTGCCCGAGGTGCTCGTCGCCGGGTGTGGGATCGCCGCGGCGGCGCTGATGTTCTGGCAGATGCGCGTCGCCCCGCAGACGCTGGTGCTCGGCTCGCCCACCGCGGTGCCGCCGGTCCCCGTGACCGCGCTGATCGGCGTCCTGCTCGCCGCGCTGCCGGCGTTCCTCGCCCCGCCGCTGCCGGCCGGCGGCGCACGGCACGCC
- a CDS encoding SCO2322 family protein translates to MRLARVIVAAAFALLLVGAGAVLTPRTAEAQDIYRYWAYFTVQDGAFVAAATGPAEAVPADGAVEGYRYAAPADFTKPNRPRADLQKVTFDAVCGGTKAAAGQKRVAVLIDYGVKQDAEPGRTPPQPQALCAAVPAQANGLQVLQAVEPKTRTESGSFGPLLCGIADYPTTGCASEVAPSGTPADGDPVDFATASDDTAASAKATGTDSGDGSNVPLLVGAAVVVVLVAAGGTYLARRRSS, encoded by the coding sequence ATGCGTCTCGCTCGCGTCATCGTCGCCGCCGCCTTCGCCCTGCTGCTCGTCGGAGCCGGTGCCGTGCTCACTCCGCGCACCGCCGAGGCGCAGGACATCTACCGGTACTGGGCGTACTTCACGGTGCAGGACGGCGCGTTCGTCGCCGCGGCGACCGGCCCCGCGGAGGCCGTCCCCGCGGACGGTGCCGTCGAGGGCTACCGCTACGCGGCGCCGGCCGACTTCACCAAGCCGAACCGGCCGCGCGCCGACCTCCAGAAGGTGACCTTCGACGCCGTCTGCGGCGGCACGAAGGCGGCCGCCGGACAGAAGCGGGTCGCCGTCCTCATCGACTACGGCGTGAAGCAGGACGCCGAGCCGGGACGCACTCCGCCCCAGCCGCAGGCGCTGTGCGCCGCGGTGCCGGCGCAGGCGAACGGGCTGCAGGTGCTGCAGGCGGTCGAGCCCAAGACCCGTACCGAGTCGGGCAGCTTCGGTCCCCTGCTGTGCGGCATCGCCGACTACCCGACCACCGGCTGCGCCAGCGAGGTAGCGCCGTCCGGCACCCCGGCCGACGGCGACCCGGTCGACTTCGCGACGGCGTCCGACGACACGGCCGCCTCGGCGAAGGCGACGGGCACCGATTCCGGCGACGGCAGCAATGTGCCGCTGCTCGTCGGCGCCGCCGTCGTGGTCGTCCTGGTCGCCGCGGGCGGCACCTACCTGGCCCGCCGCCGCTCCTCGTGA
- a CDS encoding phenylacetaldoxime dehydratase family protein produces MESSIPEHLAVARTQPMRMREGWNPPSPAFSARFPTSVDDVVMAYYGLQYRGERPPAAAAAAQDLRERIAAADGPSHHDLAVVVDPDGFTNELTALYWLDEGAYRRWESAHEPWTDPGRDRAETGFFIEVATPRARDFETITGSRRRMEGIAVTADGVSDDIAEHAYWGSMRDRLPASQTSALEPHGTLAFERAGDHVIVRPHDGMALIRSGQDWVDTVDEPREQWLHDIQPVLREGMDFLTTDGLGVGCYANRLMQLSDGERLIEKTYGHSWWHSLAELEQWSRSHRTHLRIFGAFGTFVKHFRGAAGLRLYHEVSVLDADRLRFEYLGCHERTGLLNAEGAAPSPV; encoded by the coding sequence ATGGAGTCGTCGATCCCCGAGCACCTGGCCGTCGCGCGCACCCAGCCGATGCGGATGCGCGAGGGCTGGAACCCGCCGTCCCCGGCGTTCAGCGCGCGCTTCCCGACGTCGGTGGACGACGTGGTGATGGCGTACTACGGCCTGCAGTACCGCGGCGAGCGGCCGCCGGCCGCGGCGGCCGCGGCGCAGGACCTCCGGGAGCGGATCGCGGCAGCCGACGGGCCGTCGCACCACGACCTCGCCGTCGTGGTCGACCCGGACGGCTTCACGAACGAGCTCACGGCGCTGTACTGGCTCGACGAGGGCGCCTACCGGCGCTGGGAGAGCGCGCACGAGCCGTGGACCGATCCGGGGCGCGACCGTGCCGAGACCGGGTTCTTCATCGAGGTCGCGACGCCGCGGGCGCGCGACTTCGAGACCATCACCGGGAGCCGGCGCCGCATGGAGGGCATCGCGGTGACGGCCGACGGCGTCAGCGACGACATCGCCGAGCACGCCTACTGGGGCAGCATGCGCGACCGGCTGCCGGCGTCGCAGACGTCGGCCCTGGAGCCGCACGGGACGCTGGCCTTCGAACGGGCGGGCGACCACGTGATCGTCCGGCCGCACGACGGGATGGCGCTGATCCGGTCGGGGCAGGACTGGGTCGACACGGTGGACGAGCCGCGCGAGCAGTGGCTGCACGACATCCAGCCGGTGCTGCGCGAGGGCATGGACTTCCTCACGACGGACGGCCTCGGCGTCGGCTGCTACGCGAACCGGTTGATGCAGCTGAGCGACGGCGAGCGGCTCATCGAGAAGACGTACGGCCACAGCTGGTGGCACTCGCTGGCCGAGCTCGAGCAGTGGTCGCGCTCGCACCGGACGCATCTGCGCATCTTCGGTGCGTTCGGCACATTCGTGAAGCACTTCCGTGGCGCCGCCGGGCTGCGGCTCTACCACGAGGTCTCCGTGCTGGACGCCGATCGGTTGCGGTTCGAGTACCTCGGCTGCCACGAGCGCACCGGCCTGCTCAACGCGGAGGGGGCGGCGCCCTCGCCGGTGTGA